One Drosophila subobscura isolate 14011-0131.10 chromosome U, UCBerk_Dsub_1.0, whole genome shotgun sequence DNA window includes the following coding sequences:
- the LOC117900403 gene encoding uncharacterized protein LOC117900403 → MRPYYEDPCGCPPRHHHGRPNIEIDVVPNWGGAYYPPATPARTEVVYVTPGGGGSYMPAQVAGPQLMMPQPYGGMTMGSAGYYQQQQGYEYQYQQQQYQQHNPYPQYQQW, encoded by the coding sequence ATGCGACCGTACTATGAGGATCCATGTGGCTGTCCTCCTCGTCATCACCATGGTCGTCCAAATATCGAAATTGATGTGGTTCCCAATTGGGGTGGCGCATACTATCCGCCAGCGACTCCGGCTCGGACCGAGGTTGTCTACGTAACGCCAGGCGGTGGTGGCTCCTACATGCCCGCCCAAGTGGCTGGCCCGCAGTTGATGATGCCACAGCCATATGGAGGCATGACCATGGGCTCCGCGGGCTActatcagcaacagcagggctATGAATATcagtatcagcagcagcaatatcaACAACATAATCCATATCCACAATATCAGCAATGGTAG
- the LOC117900402 gene encoding uncharacterized protein LOC117900402, producing the protein MSDIQVNVQCECYHRRGLLYLANPLAWGRPCRRCRRMMSRNIVVVPTTVAVPAATSGPCCGRTQTTVVQSVPAVNYHQVQQQQQMQQQQQQYPPMNASALPPKYDQAVASY; encoded by the coding sequence ATGTCCGACATTCAGGTTAATGTGCAGTGCGAGTGCTACCATCGTCGCGGATTGCTGTACTTGGCCAATCCCCTGGCCTGGGGACGTCCctgtcgccgttgccgtcgcaTGATGAGCCGCAATATTGTGGTGGTGCCAACCACcgtggcagtgccagcagccacctcTGGCCCGTGCTGTGGACGCACCCAAACCACTGTGGTGCAGAGTGTGCCAGCAGTCAACTATCatcaggtgcagcagcagcagcagatgcagcagcagcagcagcaatatccACCGATGAATGCCTCCGCTTTGCCACCAAAGTACGACCAGGCGGTGGCCTCCTACTAA
- the LOC117900401 gene encoding uncharacterized protein LOC117900401, whose translation MPYYEEERRHHHHHHHGGRPIVEVDIMPPRLPRPVIEIDVGGRRPPPPRVEVITPAAVYQPPYQPQYQQQRPIVEVDVVQPNRPFIEFNIGGRRPPPREEIIIVQQPPPPRW comes from the coding sequence ATGCCCTACTACGAGGAGGAACGTCGTcatcaccaccatcatcatcatggtgGCCGACCCATTGTGGAGGTGGATATCATGCCACCGAGGCTGCCCCGTCCAGTGATTGAGATCGATGTGGGTGGCCGTCGTCCACCACCACCCAGGGTGGAGGTGATCACCCCCGCCGCTGTCTACCAGCCCCCCTATCAGCCacagtaccagcagcagcgacccaTCGTCGAGGTGGATGTGGTGCAGCCGAACAGACCCTTCATTGAGTTCAACATTGGCGGCCGTCGTCCGCCCCCACGTGAGGAGATCATCATtgtgcagcagccaccccCACCCAGGTGGTAG
- the LOC117900404 gene encoding leucine-rich repeat extensin-like protein 3: MPPPHDHCGGQPPHRRGPTIKVQIAAPWPRRHRAPPPPIVVVQQRPPPPPPVVVVQQAPPPYGYYQQPPPPQGPPGGGHYHNPQY; encoded by the coding sequence ATGCCCCCACCACACGATCATTGCGGCGGACAGCCACCCCATCGTCGTGGGCCCACCATCAAAGTGCAGATCGCTGCACCCTGGCCGCGTCGTCATCGTGCACCCCCACCACCCATTGTGGTGGTGCAGCAgagaccaccaccaccacccccagTAGTGGTGGTGCAGCAGGCACCGCCGCCATATGGATACTACcaacagccgccgccaccacagGGACCACCCGGAGGCGGTCACTATCACAATCCGCAGTACTGA